Proteins co-encoded in one Erinaceus europaeus chromosome 2, mEriEur2.1, whole genome shotgun sequence genomic window:
- the LDHD gene encoding probable D-lactate dehydrogenase, mitochondrial isoform X1 has translation MARLLQPVCWRLFPWRGYCSQRTQGELSKGFVEALKAVVGSSRVSTTAIVRDQHGHDESVHRCKPPDAVVWPQNAEQVSRLAALCYGHGLPIIPFGTGTGLEGGVCAVQGGVCINLTMMDRILELNPEDFSVVVEPGVTHRALNTHLRASGLWFPVDPGADASLCGMAATRASGTNAVRYGTMRDNVLNLEVVLPDGRLLHTAGQGRHFRKSAAGYNLTGLFVGSEGTLGLITAATLRLHPTPEATVVATCAFPTVQAAVDSTVHILQAAVPVARIEFLDDVMMDACNKYSKLNYSVAPTLFFEFHGTKEALAEQVQRAEEITQNNGAFHFSWAKEAEERRQLWAARHNAWYSALALRPGSKGYSTDVCVPISRLPEILVQAKEDLKASGITGAIVGHVGDGNFHCILLVDPEDPEELHRVKVFAEQLGRRALALHGTCTGEHGIGLGKRHLLQEEVGAVGVQTMRQLKAVLDPKGLMNPGKVL, from the exons ATGGCCCGTTTGCTCCAGCCTGTGTGCTGGCGGCTGTTCCCCTGGAGGGGTTACTGTTCCCAGAGGACGCAG GGAGAACTCAGCAAGGGCTTTGTAGAAGCTCTGAAGGCAGTTGTGGGGAGCTCCCGAGTATCTACTACTGCTATTGTCAGAGATCAGCATGGGCATGATGAATCGGTGCACAG GTGCAAACCTCCGGACGCTGTGGTGTGGCCCCAGAATGCAGAGCAGGTCAGTCGGCTGGCCGCCCTGTGCTATGGCCATGGACTCCCCATCATCCCCTTTGGCACGGGTACCGGACTGGAGGGAGGCGTCTGCGCCGTGCAG GGTGGTGTCTGTATCAACTTGACCATGATGGACCGAATCCTGGAGCTGAATCCAGAAGACTTCTCCGTGGTGGTGGAGCCTGGCGTCACCCACAGAGCTCTCAACACCCACCTGCGGGCCAGCGGCCTCTGGTTTCCTGTGG acccaGGAGCAGATGCCTCTCTCTGTGGCATGGCAGCCACCAGGGCTTCAGGCACCAACGCTGTGCGCTATGGCACCATGCGGGACAACGTGTTGAACCTGGAGGTGGTCCTGCCAGATGGCCGACTGCTTCACACTGCTGGCCAGGGCCGCCACTTCCG GAAGAGTGCAGCCGGCTACAACCTCACCGGGCTCTTTGTGGGCTCTGAGGGAACGCTGGGACTCATCACTGCCGCCACCCTGCGCCTGCACCCTACCCCGGAGGCCACAGTGGTTGCCACCTGTGCATTCCCCACTGTGCAGGCAGCTGTGGACAGCACGGTACACATCCTCCAGGCTGCAGTGCCTGTGGCCCGCattg AGTTCCTAGATGATGTCATGATGGACGCCTGCAACAAGTACAGCAAGTTGAACTACTCCGTGGCACCCACACTCTTTTTTGAGTTTCATGGTACCAAAGAGGCACTGGCAGAGCAGGTGCAGCGGGCAG AGGAGATCACCCAGAACAATGGAGCCTTCCACTTCTCTTGGGCCAAAGAGGCGGAGGAACGCAGGCAGCTCTGGGCAGCGCGACACAATGCTTGGTACTCTGCCCTGGCTCTACGGCCAGGCAGCAAG GGATATTCCACTGATGTGTGTGTGCCTATCTCCCGGCTGCCAGAGATCTTGGTGCAGGCCAAGGAGGACCTGAAGGCCTCAGGAATCACAG GAGCCATTGTTGGGCATGTGGGCGACGGCAATTTCCACTGCATCCTGCTGGTAGACCCAGAGGACCCTGAAGAGCTTCACCGGGTAAAAGTCTTTGCAGAACAGCTGGGCAG GCGAGCACTGGCTCTCCATGGAACATGCACAGGGGAGCACGGCATTGGTCTGGGCAAGCGGCATCTGCTGCAGGAGGAGGTGGGTGCCGTGGGTGTGCAGACCATGCGGCAACTCAAGGCTGTACTGGATCCCAAAGGCCTCATGAACCCAGGCAAGGTGCTGTGA
- the LDHD gene encoding probable D-lactate dehydrogenase, mitochondrial isoform X2, with protein MAGSRCKPPDAVVWPQNAEQVSRLAALCYGHGLPIIPFGTGTGLEGGVCAVQGGVCINLTMMDRILELNPEDFSVVVEPGVTHRALNTHLRASGLWFPVDPGADASLCGMAATRASGTNAVRYGTMRDNVLNLEVVLPDGRLLHTAGQGRHFRKSAAGYNLTGLFVGSEGTLGLITAATLRLHPTPEATVVATCAFPTVQAAVDSTVHILQAAVPVARIEFLDDVMMDACNKYSKLNYSVAPTLFFEFHGTKEALAEQVQRAEEITQNNGAFHFSWAKEAEERRQLWAARHNAWYSALALRPGSKGYSTDVCVPISRLPEILVQAKEDLKASGITGAIVGHVGDGNFHCILLVDPEDPEELHRVKVFAEQLGRRALALHGTCTGEHGIGLGKRHLLQEEVGAVGVQTMRQLKAVLDPKGLMNPGKVL; from the exons ATGGCTGGTTCTAGGTGCAAACCTCCGGACGCTGTGGTGTGGCCCCAGAATGCAGAGCAGGTCAGTCGGCTGGCCGCCCTGTGCTATGGCCATGGACTCCCCATCATCCCCTTTGGCACGGGTACCGGACTGGAGGGAGGCGTCTGCGCCGTGCAG GGTGGTGTCTGTATCAACTTGACCATGATGGACCGAATCCTGGAGCTGAATCCAGAAGACTTCTCCGTGGTGGTGGAGCCTGGCGTCACCCACAGAGCTCTCAACACCCACCTGCGGGCCAGCGGCCTCTGGTTTCCTGTGG acccaGGAGCAGATGCCTCTCTCTGTGGCATGGCAGCCACCAGGGCTTCAGGCACCAACGCTGTGCGCTATGGCACCATGCGGGACAACGTGTTGAACCTGGAGGTGGTCCTGCCAGATGGCCGACTGCTTCACACTGCTGGCCAGGGCCGCCACTTCCG GAAGAGTGCAGCCGGCTACAACCTCACCGGGCTCTTTGTGGGCTCTGAGGGAACGCTGGGACTCATCACTGCCGCCACCCTGCGCCTGCACCCTACCCCGGAGGCCACAGTGGTTGCCACCTGTGCATTCCCCACTGTGCAGGCAGCTGTGGACAGCACGGTACACATCCTCCAGGCTGCAGTGCCTGTGGCCCGCattg AGTTCCTAGATGATGTCATGATGGACGCCTGCAACAAGTACAGCAAGTTGAACTACTCCGTGGCACCCACACTCTTTTTTGAGTTTCATGGTACCAAAGAGGCACTGGCAGAGCAGGTGCAGCGGGCAG AGGAGATCACCCAGAACAATGGAGCCTTCCACTTCTCTTGGGCCAAAGAGGCGGAGGAACGCAGGCAGCTCTGGGCAGCGCGACACAATGCTTGGTACTCTGCCCTGGCTCTACGGCCAGGCAGCAAG GGATATTCCACTGATGTGTGTGTGCCTATCTCCCGGCTGCCAGAGATCTTGGTGCAGGCCAAGGAGGACCTGAAGGCCTCAGGAATCACAG GAGCCATTGTTGGGCATGTGGGCGACGGCAATTTCCACTGCATCCTGCTGGTAGACCCAGAGGACCCTGAAGAGCTTCACCGGGTAAAAGTCTTTGCAGAACAGCTGGGCAG GCGAGCACTGGCTCTCCATGGAACATGCACAGGGGAGCACGGCATTGGTCTGGGCAAGCGGCATCTGCTGCAGGAGGAGGTGGGTGCCGTGGGTGTGCAGACCATGCGGCAACTCAAGGCTGTACTGGATCCCAAAGGCCTCATGAACCCAGGCAAGGTGCTGTGA